Within Ipomoea triloba cultivar NCNSP0323 chromosome 9, ASM357664v1, the genomic segment tgatgcaatgaagtaaaaaaaaaataaaattaatgaccTATTATAGCAGGTCACCAGggctttcaaaattttagatgGTATTCCGACTACTCTGGCGACATTCTGACCGACTACAAAAACTAACTCCGACGAAATCAAAGAAGGATCCATAAGAATGCTCGATGGCCGCCGTCTTATAGAGAAGGCAACCACTTGGGTTGGTCAAAGAAATGCTtatcactaattttttttttttttaaagtttaaccGCAACGGTCTACCATAATCAATTAATCACGGTGGTCACCAGTAGTTAGGAGTGGTCAATGGCGGTCAATGACTGCTTGTATATGGGTAAATTAGATTTATTTGATCGATTTTAATatgttgaattatttatttaattgcactttttaaaattttatggatctaattacaatttttttgtaaaattgaagcccttatttgaccatttaaaaaaaaaaaaaaaaaaaagacatctACAAAGAAACTTAATTCTtagtgaaccaaacatgccaaaCTTCTCCATCTCATCCACTCCAACTCTCCAAGACTCCAAGTCGGTTTTGTTtactatttctctctctctcacacacacagcTCTCTGTTTCAACGTTACGTGACATTAATCCAATCCACTGTCTAAATCAGAACCGGAAGTGAGGAACAACCAAGGTTTGTCATTTTGTTTTCTCGGACGGGGGGATGGGGTGTTTCATACGTATTGGCATTTCAGAGTTGGCGTACGTGAGATGAGAGACAAGTTTGGGGGGTGATGATCCCTATGGTTCTTCAACGTGGAATTTGGAACTATCATCAAAACCTGCAAAAATAATCGCCGGAGAATGCCAAAAAGCCGAAAATATACGTAGcagaatttttttccttttcctctccTCAGTGGGAAGAAAGATGAGATGCTGTTCTCGGCCCCACCATTATTTCTGGGTGTCCATCAACttttttttcctcctcttcTGATTCTCTCTCTCACTATGATGTCTTCATCAGCACCCtcgctttctctctctatatagaCAAAAATACAGTATCACTTTTCCTCTGCTTTCTATCTTCACTGCTGTTTCTTCCAACCTCCTTGGTCTATAATGGCTGCCCCCACAACATTAGTCAGACCGACTCCTAATTTTCTGTGTGTGGATATGAGGGTCGGTGTTATTCAATCCTAAAGAAACAAAGGTAAGGCAAAAGAATCAGACTTTATAttcagattaaaaaaaatattcatgtcTTGAGGAAATTTGTGTTTCTTTGTGTTTCTTTGATCCCAaaaggtgatttttttttatttaatacttttttgTAAAACTGTGGGTTTTGTTTGATGTTTGGGATATATATAATGCTCCAGTTTTTTGTTCAAAGAGGAGAGAATTTTGTTATATCTTGAAGGGCTTTAGAGTTTACCATTTTAGACTTTGAAGAGAGATTTTAGGTTAAATTTTGGATGTTATAGTGATTGGAATTTTGTAATGATCATATTTTTGACATCCCTTTAAAGGGAGTGGAGTCTTATATTTTACCCAAAGTTGAATATTTCATCTCTCAGAATATTTCACATTGCTGATGATCTAAGCACTGTGATGCTTGTTTTTTGATTCCTTTCCAGTAAGGTAAGGTTAGAGTTCCTTGAGCTCCACTCTGTCTGGGATTTGAAATAGAATCTTTGTTGGTTTTCTTGAAAGTTATACTTTGCTGCAATGTCTTCCTTGTGCACATTCTGGTTCTAAGGCTTCAAACTTTAGTTTCTGCAGATCTCCAATCAAAGTTTTGTGATAAGTAATCTTTCTAAAACTTAGGAGATCATTTGTGGCTTTCTTCTTCTAGTGTAGCTGATGCATAAGAATCCCGCTCACTAGAGATGAGATGCATGACAAATAGCAATAAAATAGTGTGCTTTACCTTAAGCCAATTCATTGATTGATGGAACTATGGAAGTTATTCTTTGGTCTTAGACTCTTAGTTTTGGTGATGATTCAGGTTTACTTTAGTTTTTTAGGAatttctttttttgcataaaatttgtgtTTTAGAATTAAAGTCTCTTTGTTGGTAGTGGGATTTCTTatctttacatttatttttggCTTTTTGCCATTATCTCCGCCTTTTGCTTTGTCTTTGAGGATTAGTTTCTTGTTTGCCTTTGCCAGCTTAATCTAACGTGGTATTCATGATTAATGACATATTCTGTTTTCCTCAATGCATATTTGGTGACTAAATGCATGTTCCATCTTTGCGCATTTGATTGCATAAACTTGATCATTCGATGTTCAACTTGATGAACCTAATAAATTCTGAAACTTTCCTCTGTACTAAATTCGTTTGATCAGGGTTTGAGTGGTCATAGCAGGAGCGCAATCTTGGTACATTGAATTCGAACAATCTCCAATTATGGCAAATAAATCACCGAGATACTCTTTGCAATACAAGAAAGACCAGGCAGGTTGTATCTGGGGCTTCATTAACATCTTTGACTTCCGCAATGGTCGATCCACTAGAAAGCTACTTGCAGATGGAAGACAAGCTAGCGGACAAGTTGGTGAGAAATCTTTGAAGAAAGCTTTAAGCTCAATTAACAGCCtcgtttttaaaataaattctttttagTCCTAGCTATGTGATCGTAACACACTCAATGACCCTACCCCGACGTTGTATTTTCCAGCAGGTGCCAGTTCAAGTATGAAGCTTAAAATACCGAATCCCAGTGAGAAGAGTTTTAAGGTCAAGGTAACCATGGCTTAATATGTTTTTCAATAAGTTCTTTGCTGTGCTGTCTGTTTTAAATCAACTTGTTAAGAgtccacattgaaaaaataagagagaatatatgggtttataaggccatagGTTAGactactaattgattgaattcagtctttttagtgtggtttggccaaTGTGCATTATAGCACACTTGAGTGAccttggcccaatcttagattattaTAACATGGCCACTTTGTGTTCACCTAGTTGTCTACccggtttggcccatgtgcattatagcccagttgagtcACCTTGgtccaatcttagattataacacaACTGTTGAccaaatttttgaaattaagcaagtaattaataaattggaATTAATATCACAAATTTTGTTAAAGATCCAGGATGATGACGAAAGTGAGGCAGCAACACTTGACTCTAAGACAAGTGTAAAGGAACTCATGGAAGAAGAAATGTTTGGTGAGGCAAGCCCGAAGGATCAGAGAAATGATGTTGAAATCCAACCAGAAGCGTTTAATTCACACAAGGGGAGCCATACAAAGAGGAGGAAATGCAAACGGACATTTAGAACTTCTGATAGGTCTAGAAGTATGTCCTTATCGGATTTGGATGATGTCAAGAATGTTGGCTCTGATGTCTCCTGCCGTCAAGTTCTCAACTCCGATGATTTTCAAATTATAATGGAAGAGCTTGGCCAGATTCATGTAAAAACCAATAGTTTCAGAAAGAAAGATGTGCGTAACAAGCAGTCAGATCAAGACCGCCCAGTTCTTGAAGAAAAGTTAAGTGCAGCCATTGAGATGCTTGTAAACCAGAAGTCTAAGGACAGTAGACACTTTGAAGAAGACGAGACTGCTTATAACTCCCAAGAGTTAATGGATGCTCTGCAAACATTAAGTTCTAACAAGGAATTATGCTGGAAACTCTTACAAGATCCAAATTCTAGGCTAGTGAATCACATGGAAAGTTTAGAGGATCGAGTTGAAAAAGGGAGGAAGTCTAACTCTAGGCTGAAATCTAATTTGATGCAGAAAAATGTAGTTCATGCAAAAACAGATGCAATCGGCAATTCAAAACGAGGCCACTTTTTTCGCAGGAGAAGCAAATCTCAAGAAAGCTATCCTTTAATGGAAGATGAAAGATCCCGGCCCTCTAGCAAAATTGTAATTCTAAAACCGGGACCAGCTGGCTTGCAATTCCCAGGTTCTCCAATTGATGTTAGCTCATCAGTACACTCTCCTCATACAATGGGCAATAAATTGCAGAATGGGAAAAGCTCATCCCATTTCTCGTTCACTGAAATTAAAAGAAGGCTAAAGAAAGCCATGGGAAAAGAATGCCAAGGGATCTCTCATGAAGAAATCGTTCATAAAAAGCACAGTGATATTGATAAAGGGATCAGTGGAGAAAATATTGGATGGAGCTCTCCCAACAGAAACCATTTTTACACCGAGAGATTTGCCAGGCCTTCCCCCATTCACTTCAAGAGAGGAGATAAGAAAGGGAAGCCAAAAGACATTGAAGAAGCTACAATAAATGAAGCATCTAATTATCCCAAGCTGGAGATATCAAACATCTATCTTGAGGCTAAGAAACATCTCCTGGAGATGCTGGATAATGGGGAAAAAGAGGAAGAGTTAATTAGCGAAAAGCTCCCTAAATCCTTAGGAAGGATCCTTTCTCTTCCTGAGTATAACACTTCTTCTAACTGCAGTCCTAGAAAGTGTACTCATGAGGATGTCCTTCCTCCCCGGATGAGAGTGGCTCCTTCTGACTCTAACTTAGAGAGGCAGTCTTCTGCTGCAGAAATCAATTCTGAACAGTACATAAAATTGGCAAATGGAAACCTTGATATACCATGTGAACTTAATTGTGACGatttgttggaaaaaattgTTTCTCCTACTAAAGATGAAGTGGCTGTTGCAGGTATTCTTTCCCTTATGATTGAAGcatttcatatttcatttttattttgtcaatGCTCACACTTTTAACTAATCTCTCTATTCCAAAATCCAAACTATTCAGGGGTTCTAGATACGGAAGAACCCGCTCCAATTGGATACCAGGAGGATGGAAAAGTCTTAGATGCATCTTGTAAACCAATTAGTTTTTCAATTACCATAGACATTGGAAGTGCTGATGTTACGGAAGCATTTAACACGGAAACCTCCTCCCCGAGCTTGAAACTGGCATCTGAATGCTTATCAGTAAGTAGTGTTGGctttactttgtttttttttttgggtgacaagggaaacccGCAGTCACTACCCAAGGATGTGTActgggtaaaccccgccttgtgaccctagccacaaggaggtaaaccaacctaggttgcccatagctgacttgctcaaaccaagaaggttgaCCTTGTGGTTACGGGTGTGTATGCTTagccatcttggctggggttaccccTGGCTTTACTTCctttgtgtttgtatatatggtAAGCATTAGCAATCTAAAGAACTTATGGCCTTCTGTTTTTACTTGTTAGGATTCATATGGGGCAAAAGAAGTTTTTTCTTGTTGGTCAGCTGTCCCTCTGAACTCATCTGACAGCGGGAAAGTTGAATATCCTCAGAGTGTAATGGATAGAATGGAGCAACCCAGTCCCGTTTCTGTGCTTGAGCCATTATTTCCGGAGAATGACATCAATCCTGCAACCACTATGTGTCAACCAGGTTAGATTGTTTTAGAGTTTGCTAAATGTCACTAGTCATTatccttttatattttgagCTTTCCTATACAACGTCTCTATGTGCCTGCAGTTGAACTCGAAATTCAACCTCAGAAAATCGATTTTGAGGAACCAGCAGCAACTTCTCTTGACCAGCAACTTTACACACTGacttttctggaaaatgaggaATCTGCATTTGAATACGTAGAGGCAGTACTGCTAGGTTCAGGGTTGAATTGGGATGAATTTCTTTTAAGCTGGCTTTCCTCAGATCAGATTCTTGACCCATCACTGTTTGATGAAGTAGATTTACTTTCTGAGTGTTCCTGTCGAAAGCTCCTTTTCGATTGTACTAACGAAGTTCTTACTGAGGCATGTGACCGCTATTTTGGCTGCTTCCCTGGCACACCATTTGTTAAACAGAACATTCGGCCAGTTCCAAAGGGGATGGACTTAATCAATGAGGTATGGATAGGGATTGAATGGTATCTTCTCAATACTCCACCGCCTCATTCTTTGGATCAGCTCGTCGAAAAAGATATGGAAAGGCCCGCAGGATGGATGGATCTTAAATCTGATGTCAAAGACATTGGCAATACAATCGAAGCAGCTATTTTTGAGGAGTTGATGGAGGAAACTCTTTTGAGCTTCGCAAATGACACTTCAGAGGGTAATCCCATCCCTCTATCAGAGAGTGAAATTGAGATTAGCATTAATTAGTGAAGGATAGCAATCTGTTGGCCAAGAAAAAGCAAAGAAGAGGGCATGAATCAGAGGTGGTCTCTCGGATGAAGAAGTTAAGTAGTTGAATCCCGTGTATTCTGAAGGTAACAGCGAGAGTCGAGTATTTTCACCTGATTCAAAGAGCTACAGCCGGTATGCAATGTAAAGTTCACGTGATAACTTTTCAAGGCAAAACATTATGGATAAAGCAAGCATTCATGCTCCCATGACAGGAACAATGGACATCTGCTTCATAAATAATTGGCACACAGTCCATTTGAGCAAGCAGGATCATGAAAACTTCACTGAGTTCCTGCTGGTCATATGGTGATAAAGGTGAAGGTAAAGGCAAAGGGGTTCTCATAACAGTGCAGAATTTGTAGGTTCTGGTCTGCTGTGTGATATTTTCAGTTGTTCTGATAGGTTTTGATTTTTCTCCTCATTTTCTGGGTTTAGGGGGGAAGTTCTGAGTTGTTTGACACAGACAGGctgcttttgttttattttcttataaacttTACAGATGTAATTACATAGCAGTTGTAACtgagaattcaaaaaaaaaaaaaaaaaaaaaaaNCTTCTAACTGCAGTCCTAGAAAGTGTACTCATGAGGATGTCCTTCCTCCCCGGATGAGAGTGGCTCCTTCTGACTCTAACTTAGAGAGGCAGTCTTCTGCTGCAGAAATCAATTCTGAACAGTACATAAAATTGGCAAATGGAAACCTTGATATACCATGTGAACTTAATTGTGACGatttgttggaaaaaattgTTTCTCCTACTAAAGATGAAGTGGCTGTTGCAGGTATTCTTTCCCTTATGATTGAAGcatttcatatttcatttttattttgtcaatGCTCACACTTTTAACTAATCTCTCTATTCCAAAATCCAAACTATTCAGGGGTTCTAGATACGGAAGAACCCGCTCCAATTGGATACCAGGAGGATGGAAAAGTCTTAGATGCATCTTGTAAACCAATTAGTTTTTCAATTACCATAGACATTGGAAGTGCTGATGTTACGGAAGCATTTAACACGGAAACCTCCTCCCCGAGCTTGAAACTGGCATCTGAATGCTTATCAGTAAGTAGTGTTGGctttactttgtttttttttttgggtgacaagggaaacccGCAGTCACTACCCAAGGATGTGTActgggtaaaccccgccttgtgaccctagccacaaggaggtaaaccaacctaggttgcccatagctgacttgctcaaaccaagaaggttgaCCTTGTGGTTACGGGTGTGTATGCTTagccatcttggctggggttaccccTGGCTTTACTTCctttgtgtttgtatatatggtAAGCATTAGCAATCTAAAGAACTTATGGCCTTCTGTTTTTACTTGTTAGGATTCATATGGGGCAAAAGAAGTTTTTTCTTGTTGGTCAGCTGTCCCTCTGAACTCATCTGACAGCGGGAAAGTTGAATATCCTCAGAGTGTAATGGATAGAATGGAGCAACCCAGTCCCGTTTCTGTGCTTGAGCCATTATTTCCGGAGAATGACATCAATCCTGCAACCACTATGTGTCAACCAGGTTAGATTGTTTTAGAGTTTGCTAAATGTCACTAGTCATTatccttttatattttgagCTTTCCTATACAACGTCTCTATGTGCCTGCAGTTGAACTCGAAATTCAACCTCAGAAAATCGATTTTGAGGAACCAGCAGCAACTTCTCTTGACCAGCAACTTTACACACTGacttttctggaaaatgaggaATCTGCATTTGAATACGTAGAGGCAGTACTGCTAGGTTCAGGGTTGAATTGGGATGAATTTCTTTTAAGCTGGCTTTCCTCAGATCAGATTCTTGACCCATCACTGTTTGATGAAGTAGATTTACTTTCTGAGTGTTCCTGTCGAAAGCTCCTTTTCGATTGTACTAACGAAGTTCTTACTGAGGCATGTGACCGCTATTTTGGCTGCTTCCCTGGCACACCATTTGTTAAACAGAACATTCGGCCAGTTCCAAAGGGGATGGACTTAATCAATGAGGTATGGATAGGGATTGAATGGTATCTTCTCAATACTCCACCGCCTCATTCTTTGGATCAGCTCGTCGAAAAAGATATGGAAAGGCCCGCAGGATGGATGGATCTTAAATCTGATGTCAAAGACATTGGCAATACAATCGAAGCAGCTATTTTTGAGGAGTTGATGGAGGAAACTCTTTTGAGCTTCGCAAATGACACTTCAGAGGGTAATCCCATCCCTCTATCAGAGAGTGAAATTGAGATTAGCATTAATTAGTGAAGGATAGCAATCTGTTGGCCAAGAAAAAGCAAAGAAGAGGGCATGAATCAGAGGTGGTCTCTCGGATGAAGAAGTTAAGTAGTTGAATCCCGTGTATTCTGAAGGTAACAGCGAGAGTCGAGTATTTTCACCTGATTCAAAGAGCTACAGCCGGTATGCAATGTAAAGTTCACGTGATAACTTTTCAAGGCAAAACATTATGGATAAAGCAAGCATTCATGCTCCCATGACAGGAACAATGGACATCTGCTTCATAAATAATTGGCACACAGTCCATTTGAGCAAGCAGGATCATGAAAACTTCACTGAGTTCCTGCTGGTCATATGGTGATAAAGGTGAAGGTAAAGGCAAAGGGGTTCTCATAACAGTGCAGAATTTGTAGGTTCTGGTCTGCTGTGTGATATTTTCAGTTGTTCTGATAGGTTTTGATTTTTCTCCTCATTTTCTGGGTTTAGGGGGGAAGTTCTGAGTTGTTTGACACAGACAGGctgcttttgttttattttcttataaacttTACAGATGTAATTACATAGCAGTTGTAACtgagaattcaaaaaaaaaaaaaaaaaaaaaaaNATATCCTCAGAGTGTAATGGATAGAATGGAGCAACCCAGTCCCGTTTCTGTGCTTGAGCCATTATTTCCGGAGAATGACATCAATCCTGCAACCACTATGTGTCAACCAGGTTAGATTGTTTTAGAGTTTGCTAAATGTCACTAGTCATTatccttttatattttgagCTTTCCTATACAACGTCTCTATGTGCCTGCAGTTGAACTCGAAATTCAACCTCAGAAAATCGATTTTGAGGAACCAGCAGCAACTTCTCTTGACCAGCAACTTTACACACTGacttttctggaaaatgaggaATCTGCATTTGAATACGTAGAGGCAGTACTGCTAGGTTCAGGGTTGAATTGGGATGAATTTCTTTTAAGCTGGCTTTCCTCAGATCAGATTCTTGACCCATCACTGTTTGATGAAGTAGATTTACTTTCTGAGTGTTCCTGTCGAAAGCTCCTTTTCGATTGTACTAACGAAGTTCTTACTGAGGCATGTGACCGCTATTTTGGCTGCTTCCCTGGCACACCATTTGTTAAACAGAACATTCGGCCAGTTCCAAAGGGGATGGACTTAATCAATGAGGTATGGATAGGGATTGAATGGTATCTTCTCAATACTCCACCGCCTCATTCTTTGGATCAGCTCGTCGAAAAAGATATGGAAAGGCCCGCAGGATGGATGGATCTTAAATCTGATGTCAAAGACATTGGCAATACAATCGAAGCAGCTATTTTTGAGGAGTTGATGGAGGAAACTCTTTTGAGCTTCGCAAATGACACTTCAGAGGGTAATCCCATCCCTCTATCAGAGAGTGAAATTGAGATTAGCATTAATTAGTGAAGGATAGCAATCTGTTGGCCAAGAAAAAGCAAAGAAGAGGGCATGAATCAGAGGTGGTCTCTCGGATGAAGAAGTTAAGTAGTTGAATCCCGTGTATTCTGAAGGTAACAGCGAGAGTCGAGTATTTTCACCTGATTCAAAGAGCTACAGCCGGTATGCAATGTAAAGTTCACGTGATAACTTTTCAAGGCAAAACATTATGGATAAAGCAAGCATTCATGCTCCCATGACAGGAACAATGGACATCTGCTTCATAAATAATTGGCACACAGTCCATTTGAGCAAGCAGGATCATGAAAACTTCACTGAGTTCCTGCTGGTCATATGGTGATAAAGGTGAAGGTAAAGGCAAAGGGGTTCTCATAACAGTGCAGAATTTGTAGGTTCT encodes:
- the LOC116030839 gene encoding uncharacterized protein LOC116030839 isoform X3; amino-acid sequence: MANKSPRYSLQYKKDQAGCIWGFINIFDFRNGRSTRKLLADGRQASGQVAGASSSMKLKIPNPSEKSFKVKIQDDDESEAATLDSKTSVKELMEEEMFGEASPKDQRNDVEIQPEAFNSHKGSHTKRRKCKRTFRTSDRSRSMSLSDLDDVKNVGSDVSCRQVLNSDDFQIIMEELGQIHVKTNSFRKKDVRNKQSDQDRPVLEEKLSAAIEMLVNQKSKDSRHFEEDETAYNSQELMDALQTLSSNKELCWKLLQDPNSRLVNHMESLEDRVEKGRKSNSRLKSNLMQKNVVHAKTDAIGNSKRGHFFRRRSKSQESYPLMEDERSRPSSKIVILKPGPAGLQFPGSPIDVSSSVHSPHTMGNKLQNGKSSSHFSFTEIKRRLKKAMGKECQGISHEEIVHKKHSDIDKGISGENIGWSSPNRNHFYTERFARPSPIHFKRGDKKGKPKDIEEATINEASNYPKLEISNIYLEAKKHLLEMLDNGEKEEELISEKLPKSLGRILSLPEYNTSSNCSPRKCTHEDVLPPRMRVAPSDSNLERQSSAAEINSEQYIKLANGNLDIPCELNCDDLLEKIVSPTKDEVAVAGVLDTEEPAPIGYQEDGKVLDASCKPISFSITIDIGSADVTEAFNTETSSPSLKLASECLSDSYGAKEVFSCWSAVPLNSSDSGKVEYPQSVMDRMEQPSPVSVLEPLFPENDINPATTMCQPVELEIQPQKIDFEEPAATSLDQQLYTLTFLENEESAFEYVEAVLLGSGLNWDEFLLSWLSSDQILDPSLFDEVDLLSECSCRKLLFDCTNEVLTEACDRYFGCFPGTPFVKQNIRPVPKGMDLINEVWIGIEWYLLNTPPPHSLDQLVEKDMERPAGWMDLKSDVKDIGNTIEAAIFEELMEETLLSFANDTSEGNPIPLSESEIEISIN
- the LOC116030839 gene encoding uncharacterized protein LOC116030839 isoform X4, with translation MANKSPRYSLQYKKDQAGCIWGFINIFDFRNGRSTRKLLADGRQASGQVGASSSMKLKIPNPSEKSFKVKIQDDDESEAATLDSKTSVKELMEEEMFGEASPKDQRNDVEIQPEAFNSHKGSHTKRRKCKRTFRTSDRSRSMSLSDLDDVKNVGSDVSCRQVLNSDDFQIIMEELGQIHVKTNSFRKKDVRNKQSDQDRPVLEEKLSAAIEMLVNQKSKDSRHFEEDETAYNSQELMDALQTLSSNKELCWKLLQDPNSRLVNHMESLEDRVEKGRKSNSRLKSNLMQKNVVHAKTDAIGNSKRGHFFRRRSKSQESYPLMEDERSRPSSKIVILKPGPAGLQFPGSPIDVSSSVHSPHTMGNKLQNGKSSSHFSFTEIKRRLKKAMGKECQGISHEEIVHKKHSDIDKGISGENIGWSSPNRNHFYTERFARPSPIHFKRGDKKGKPKDIEEATINEASNYPKLEISNIYLEAKKHLLEMLDNGEKEEELISEKLPKSLGRILSLPEYNTSSNCSPRKCTHEDVLPPRMRVAPSDSNLERQSSAAEINSEQYIKLANGNLDIPCELNCDDLLEKIVSPTKDEVAVAGVLDTEEPAPIGYQEDGKVLDASCKPISFSITIDIGSADVTEAFNTETSSPSLKLASECLSDSYGAKEVFSCWSAVPLNSSDSGKVEYPQSVMDRMEQPSPVSVLEPLFPENDINPATTMCQPVELEIQPQKIDFEEPAATSLDQQLYTLTFLENEESAFEYVEAVLLGSGLNWDEFLLSWLSSDQILDPSLFDEVDLLSECSCRKLLFDCTNEVLTEACDRYFGCFPGTPFVKQNIRPVPKGMDLINEVWIGIEWYLLNTPPPHSLDQLVEKDMERPAGWMDLKSDVKDIGNTIEAAIFEELMEETLLSFANDTSEGNPIPLSESEIEISIN
- the LOC116030839 gene encoding uncharacterized protein LOC116030839 isoform X2, whose protein sequence is MANKSPRYSLQYKKDQAGCIWGFINIFDFRNGRSTRKLLADGRQASGQVAGASSSMKLKIPNPSEKSFKVKIQDDDESEAATLDSKTSVKELMEEEMFGEASPKDQRNDVEIQPEAFNSHKGSHTKRRKCKRTFRTSDRSRSMSLSDLDDVKNVGSDVSCRQVLNSDDFQIIMEELGQIHVKTNSFRKKDVRNKQSDQDRPVLEEKLSAAIEMLVNQKSKDSRHFEEDETAYNSQELMDALQTLSSNKELCWKLLQDPNSRLVNHMESLEDRVEKGRKSNSRLKSNLMQKNVVHAKTDAIGNSKRGHFFRRRSKSQESYPLMEDERSRPSSKIVILKPGPAGLQFPGSPIDVSSSVHSPHTMGNKLQNGKSSSHFSFTEIKRRLKKAMGKECQGISHEEIVHKKHSDIDKGISGENIGWSSPNRNHFYTERFARPSPIHFKRGDKKGKPKDIEEATINEASNYPKLEISNIYLEAKKHLLEMLDNGEKEEELISEKLPKSLGRILSLPEYNTSSNCSPRKCTHEDVLPPRMRVAPSDSNLERQSSAAEINSEQYIKLANGNLDIPCELNCDDLLEKIVSPTKDEVAVAGVLDTEEPAPIGYQEDGKVLDASCKPISFSITIDIGSADVTEAFNTETSSPSLKLASECLSDSYGAKEVFSCWSAVPLNSSDSGKVEYPQSVMDRMEQPSPVSVLEPLFPENDINPATTMCQPVELEIQPQKIDFEEPAATSLDQQLYTLTFLENEESAFEYVEAVLLGSGLNWDEFLLSWLSSDQILDPSLFDEVDLLSECSCRKLLFDCTNEVLTEACDRYFGCFPGTPFVKQNIRPVPKGMDLINEVWIGIEWYLLNTPPPHSLDQLVEKDMERPAGWMDLKSDVKDIGNTIEAAIFEELMEETLLSFANDTSEGNPIPLSESEIEISIN
- the LOC116030839 gene encoding uncharacterized protein LOC116030839 isoform X1, with the translated sequence MANKSPRYSLQYKKDQAGCIWGFINIFDFRNGRSTRKLLADGRQASGQVAGASSSMKLKIPNPSEKSFKVKIQDDDESEAATLDSKTSVKELMEEEMFGEASPKDQRNDVEIQPEAFNSHKGSHTKRRKCKRTFRTSDRSRSMSLSDLDDVKNVGSDVSCRQVLNSDDFQIIMEELGQIHVKTNSFRKKDVRNKQSDQDRPVLEEKLSAAIEMLVNQKSKDSRHFEEDETAYNSQELMDALQTLSSNKELCWKLLQDPNSRLVNHMESLEDRVEKGRKSNSRLKSNLMQKNVVHAKTDAIGNSKRGHFFRRRSKSQESYPLMEDERSRPSSKIVILKPGPAGLQFPGSPIDVSSSVHSPHTMGNKLQNGKSSSHFSFTEIKRRLKKAMGKECQGISHEEIVHKKHSDIDKGISGENIGWSSPNRNHFYTERFARPSPIHFKRGDKKGKPKDIEEATINEASNYPKLEISNIYLEAKKHLLEMLDNGEKEEELISEKLPKSLGRILSLPEYNTSSNCSPRKCTHEDVLPPRMRVAPSDSNLERQSSAAEINSEQYIKLANGNLDIPCELNCDDLLEKIVSPTKDEVAVAGVLDTEEPAPIGYQEDGKVLDASCKPISFSITIDIGSADVTEAFNTETSSPSLKLASECLSDSYGAKEVFSCWSAVPLNSSDSGKVEYPQSVMDRMEQPSPVSVLEPLFPENDINPATTMCQPVELEIQPQKIDFEEPAATSLDQQLYTLTFLENEESAFEYVEAVLLGSGLNWDEFLLSWLSSDQILDPSLFDEVDLLSECSCRKLLFDCTNEVLTEACDRYFGCFPGTPFVKQNIRPVPKGMDLINEVWIGIEWYLLNTPPPHSLDQLVEKDMERPAGWMDLKSDVKDIGNTIEAAIFEELMEETLLSFANDTSEGNPIPLSESEIEISIN
- the LOC116030839 gene encoding uncharacterized protein LOC116030839 isoform X6; its protein translation is MANKSPRYSLQYKKDQAGCIWGFINIFDFRNGRSTRKLLADGRQASGQVGASSSMKLKIPNPSEKSFKDDDESEAATLDSKTSVKELMEEEMFGEASPKDQRNDVEIQPEAFNSHKGSHTKRRKCKRTFRTSDRSRSMSLSDLDDVKNVGSDVSCRQVLNSDDFQIIMEELGQIHVKTNSFRKKDVRNKQSDQDRPVLEEKLSAAIEMLVNQKSKDSRHFEEDETAYNSQELMDALQTLSSNKELCWKLLQDPNSRLVNHMESLEDRVEKGRKSNSRLKSNLMQKNVVHAKTDAIGNSKRGHFFRRRSKSQESYPLMEDERSRPSSKIVILKPGPAGLQFPGSPIDVSSSVHSPHTMGNKLQNGKSSSHFSFTEIKRRLKKAMGKECQGISHEEIVHKKHSDIDKGISGENIGWSSPNRNHFYTERFARPSPIHFKRGDKKGKPKDIEEATINEASNYPKLEISNIYLEAKKHLLEMLDNGEKEEELISEKLPKSLGRILSLPEYNTSSNCSPRKCTHEDVLPPRMRVAPSDSNLERQSSAAEINSEQYIKLANGNLDIPCELNCDDLLEKIVSPTKDEVAVAGVLDTEEPAPIGYQEDGKVLDASCKPISFSITIDIGSADVTEAFNTETSSPSLKLASECLSDSYGAKEVFSCWSAVPLNSSDSGKVEYPQSVMDRMEQPSPVSVLEPLFPENDINPATTMCQPVELEIQPQKIDFEEPAATSLDQQLYTLTFLENEESAFEYVEAVLLGSGLNWDEFLLSWLSSDQILDPSLFDEVDLLSECSCRKLLFDCTNEVLTEACDRYFGCFPGTPFVKQNIRPVPKGMDLINEVWIGIEWYLLNTPPPHSLDQLVEKDMERPAGWMDLKSDVKDIGNTIEAAIFEELMEETLLSFANDTSEGNPIPLSESEIEISIN